The following DNA comes from Armatimonadota bacterium.
TCATGACCTCGATGGCATCCGGATGTACTCCTGCAAAGGGCTCGTCCATGAGAACCACCCGAGGCCGGGGCATCAGGGCCCGCACGAACTCCAGCAGCCGCTGCTGCCCTCCCGAAAGCTGGCTCGCCGGAACCTGTGCGTATCCCTCCAGGCCCACGGAGGCGAGGAGTTCCATGGCCCGGTGCTGGGCGTCCGAATCCGGGATGGCGCGGTGCAGCACGGGGACGAGCATGTTCTGCATGGCGGTGAGGCTCCGGAATACCCGGGTGTTCTGAAAGGTCCGCATGACTCCGAGATCGGCGAGGCGTTGCGGGGGGCCTCCCTCCACCCGATGTCCGGCGACCCACACTTCTCCGGCATCCGGCCCGTACACACCGTTCAGCAGGTTCAACAGGGTCGTCTTCCCGGAACCGTTCGGCCCGATGATCCCCAGCACGACCCCATCCTCCAGGTCGAAGGACACCCCGTCCACCGCGAGGATTCCACCGAAACGCTTCACCAAGTTCCGAACCGTCAGGACGGGGCGGCTCACGGCATCGGAATAACGGGCCTCGCGGTGGCCCGGTTCGGAGGCCACACCACTTCGTTCCGCCCCCGGAGGAACTGCAGGACGACTGGGTTATAGCTGGGGATCCCGTCCTTGTCGTACTGGAGGATGCCGTTGGCGGTGGCGAACTTCCGCCCCACCACGTACGCCCGCAGCTTGGCCTGGTCGAGGCTCCCGGTGGCCTTCACCGCCTGCTCCATGACCTGGAGGATGGTGAGGGCGACGGTCGCAAAGGAGGGGAGCTCCCGATACCCCATTCGCTGGAGCAACGCGTGGAGGACATTGACTTCCTTGTAGCGGTCCGTATGCCAAGCCATGGCAGTTCCCATGATTCCTTCTGCCGCAGGTCCGAGGTCCCGCCAGTACGGGAGCATTGTTACCGGAGAACCGCACTGGCAGTAGAGGGCGGGCTTGAACCCGAGTTCGTGCGCGGTGCGGGCCAGCAGGGCCGCGGGGTTGGGCAGGGCTAGGGCGAAGAAGAGGTCCACATTCGCCGCCTTGGCCCGCTGGATGAGCCCGCTTACGTCCGTCACGGTAGGAGCGAATTCCTCGTTCAACACCACGGGGATGTCGCGCTGCCGGGCAAATCCGAGCACGCCGCCATATCCCTGGTACCCGTTCTTCACCACGAGGGTAAAGGGATTCTGCTCCGTGACCACTCCGATGCGTCGAGGCCGCTGCGACGGCGGAAGGCTATCGATCAGTTCGAAGATCCCACGCGGGTAGTCGGGCTCCTGGTATGAGTAAGCCCCTACCATCCACCGGGATTTTTTGAACAGCTCAATCCCCACGAACCCCCCGTTCCACAGCACCTTGCCTGCGGACTCCACGATGGGGATGATCGCGCCCCCCACGAGGGTGGTGTACGGTGCCAGGACCAGGTCCACATTGTCCTCCTTCAGCAGCCGCTGGTAGAGGGCCTGGGCCACCGCGGGCTTACCTTCATCATCGTAGAGGATGAGCCGCACCGGCCTTCCCAGCAGCCCTCCCTCCCGGTTCACCCGGTTGACCCAGTACTCGTAGACCGCCTTGTACACGGCGGAGGGGCCGGAGAAAGGCCCCGTGAGACCGAGCGAACCGCCTACCAGAATGGGACGGGCTACCGGAGCGCCCGAACCGACCTGAGAGAGGCCCACGAGCAGAAGACCCACGAGCAGCCCCACCACCCAGGTCCGGGAGCTGTGGACACCGGGCCTGCGGCATACCTGCGTAAGCCGCACCACACTCACCCCCTTGAATCAGATTGTCAGACGAGCTCTTCTGTGTTTGATAAAAGTCTCCTGCCGAACGTATGTGTGCTCTTGGGTCTACTGGAGCGGTTCCAGGGCTTCCCGCACCCTGGCCCAGTCCTCCGGGGTGTCCACGTCCAGGGCCGCCTCCTCC
Coding sequences within:
- a CDS encoding ABC transporter ATP-binding protein — its product is MSRPVLTVRNLVKRFGGILAVDGVSFDLEDGVVLGIIGPNGSGKTTLLNLLNGVYGPDAGEVWVAGHRVEGGPPQRLADLGVMRTFQNTRVFRSLTAMQNMLVPVLHRAIPDSDAQHRAMELLASVGLEGYAQVPASQLSGGQQRLLEFVRALMPRPRVVLMDEPFAGVHPDAIEVMTERLKTLQQEGVSFVVVSHEIPVLMSISQRVLCLNQGRVIADGPPEEVARNDAVVEAYLGGGRASAVS
- a CDS encoding amino acid ABC transporter substrate-binding protein, yielding MRLTQVCRRPGVHSSRTWVVGLLVGLLLVGLSQVGSGAPVARPILVGGSLGLTGPFSGPSAVYKAVYEYWVNRVNREGGLLGRPVRLILYDDEGKPAVAQALYQRLLKEDNVDLVLAPYTTLVGGAIIPIVESAGKVLWNGGFVGIELFKKSRWMVGAYSYQEPDYPRGIFELIDSLPPSQRPRRIGVVTEQNPFTLVVKNGYQGYGGVLGFARQRDIPVVLNEEFAPTVTDVSGLIQRAKAANVDLFFALALPNPAALLARTAHELGFKPALYCQCGSPVTMLPYWRDLGPAAEGIMGTAMAWHTDRYKEVNVLHALLQRMGYRELPSFATVALTILQVMEQAVKATGSLDQAKLRAYVVGRKFATANGILQYDKDGIPSYNPVVLQFLRGRNEVVWPPNRATARPVIPMP